The following proteins are co-located in the Perognathus longimembris pacificus isolate PPM17 chromosome 25, ASM2315922v1, whole genome shotgun sequence genome:
- the LOC125341783 gene encoding cytoplasmic FMR1-interacting protein 2-like, whose amino-acid sequence MAIQWAAQFLRKMADPQSIQESQNLSMFLANHNRITQCLHQQLEVIPGYEELLADIVNICVDYYENKMYLTPSEKHMLLKVMGFGLYLMDGNVSNIYKLDAKKRINLSKIDKFFKQLQVVPLFGDMQIELARYIKTSAHYEENKSKWTCTQSSISPQYNICEQMVQIRDDHIRFISELARYSNREVVTGSGLDSQKSDEEYRELFDLALRGLQLLSKWSAHVMEVYSWKLVHPTDKFCNKDCPGTAEEYERATRYNYTSEEKFAFVEVIAMIKGLQVLMGRMESVFNQAIRNTIYAALRDFAQVTLREPLRQAVRKKKNVLISVLQAIRKTICDWEGGREPPNDPCLRGEKDPKGGFDIKVPRRAVGPSSTQACQWSPRALFHPTGGTQGRRGCRSLLYMVRTMLESLIVDKSGSKKTLRSSLDGPIVLAIEDFHKQSFFFTHLLNISEALQQCCDLSQLWFREFFLELTMGRRIQFPIEMSMPWILTDHILETKEPSMMEYVLYLLDLYNDSAYYALTKFKKQFLYDVIEAEASDEPRPLVIAVIIIITVNLCFDQFVYKLADQIFAYYKAMAGSVLLDKRFRAECKNYGVIIPYPPSNRYEMLLKQTRALCMLGLPHAGFSMQNALGSNQVTQSMEESDGLHRE is encoded by the exons atggctattCAATG GGCAGCCCAGTTCCTGAGGAAGATGGCCGACCCCCAGTCCATCCAGGAATCGCAGAACCTCTCCATGTTCCTGGCCAACCACAACCGCATCACCCAG TGTCTCCACCAGCAGCTGGAGGTGATCCCGGGCTACGAGGAGCTGCTGGCCGACATCGTGAACATCTGCGTGGATTACTACGAGAACAAGATGTACCTGACGCCCAGCGAGAAGCACATGCTGCTcaag GTGATGGGCTTCGGCCTCTATCTGATGGATGGGAACGTCAGCAACATTTACAAGCTGGATGCCAAGAAGAGAATCAACCTTAGCAAAATCGACAAGTTCTTCAAG CAGCTGCAGGTGGTGCCTCTGTTCGGGGACATGCAGATCGAGCTGGCCAGATACATTAAGACCAGTGCTCACTACGAGGAGAACAAATCCAA GTGGACCTGCACCCAAAGCAGCATCAGCCCCCAGTACAACATCTGCGAGCAGATGGTGCAGATCCGGGACGACCACATCCGCTTCATCTCCGAGCTGGCCCGCTACAGCAACAGGGAG gtggtgaccGGCTCGGGGCTGGACAGCCAGAAGTCGGACGAGGAGTACCGGGAGCTCTTCGACCTGGCGCTGCGGGGCCTGCAGCTCCTATCCAAGTGGAGTGCCCACGTCATGGAGGTG TACTCTTGGAAGCTGGTTCACCCCACAGACAAGTTCTGCAACAAGGACTGCCCGGGCACGGCGGAGGAATACGAGAGAGCCACGCGCTACAACTACACCAGTGAGGAGAAGTTCGCCTTCGTGGAG GTGATCGCCATGATCAAAGGCCTGCAGGTGCTCATGGGCCGCATGGAGAGCGTGTTCAACCAGGCAATCCGGAACACCATCTACGCCGCCCTGCGGGACTTCGCGCAGGTGACCCTGCGGGAGCCGCTCAGGCAAGCCGTGCGCAAGAAGAAGAACGTCCTTATCAG cgttCTGCAGGCCATCCGCAAGACCATCTGCGATTGGGAGGGCGGGCGTGAACCCCCCAACGACCCCTGCCTGCGAGGAGAGAAGGACCCCAAAGGGGGCTTCGACATCAAGGTGCCCCGCCGAGCCGTCGGGCCCTCCAGCACCCAG GCCTGCCAGTGGTCCCCGAGGGCTTTGTTTCACCCCACTGGTGGCACACAGGGCCGAAGAGGCTGCCGATCCCTG ctGTACATGGTGCGCACCATGCTCGAGTCGCTCATCGTGGACAAGAGCGGCTCCAAGAAGACCCTGCGGAGCAGCCTGGACGGCCCCATTGTGCTGGCCATCGAGGATTTCCACAAGCAGTCCTTCTTCTTCACCCATCTGCTCAACATCAGCG AAGCGCTGCAGCAGTGCTGTGACCTCTCCCAGCTCTGGTTCCGAGAGTTCTTCCTGGAGCTCACCATGGGCCGGCGCATCCAGTTCCCCATCGAAATGTCCATGCCTTGGATTCTGACAGACCACATCCTGGAGACCAAGGAGCCTTCCATGATGGA gTACGTCCTCTACCTGCTGGACCTGTACAACGACAGCGCCTATTACGCACTGACCAAGTTCAAGAAGCAGTTCCTGTACGACGTGATCGAGGCCGAGGCGAGTGACGAGCCACGCCCCCTTGTCATcgctgtcatcatcatcatcact GTGAACCTGTGTTTTGATCAGTTTGTCTACAAGCTGGCGGACCAGATCTTTGCCTACTACAAGGCCATGGCAGGCAG CGTCCTCTTGGACAAACGCTTCCGGGCCGAGTGTAAGAATTACGGCGTCATCATCCCGTACCCGCCCTCCAACCGCTACGAGATGCTGCTGAAGCAGACACGTGCac